In the genome of Candoia aspera isolate rCanAsp1 chromosome 4, rCanAsp1.hap2, whole genome shotgun sequence, the window ggcaggaaggaagggagggagagagaaacatgCAAAGAAGGATCCAAAGTATGGTAAAATTGAAGATACTGAAACAAATTCAATATATCACATTAATTTATAATAAGGCTTAAGAATTTATGCTTTGTCCAATCAGGATGAAGCATAAATGTGAGTTGGAATTAAAAATAGCTGAAAAACCAAACCCTTCCATTACTGATGTACAATAATGGCTATATGATGCCATATTCCTCTCAAATAACTTAGTTCTAATTCTGTTCTGATTCTGCTACATATTATGGTGGTCCCTTTGGTTGCGTGAGAAAGTTGAATAATTCCTTCACCCTATAAAAGTCAACCcataaatttaatttagtttttaacGTTGAGAAAAGCTATGTTTGCAGCTAGATGGATCATGGTGCATTGTTTTTTGTATCACGCTCCAACCTTTTTTAGCCTAAGACCATGAAATAATTTGGAATAATTGAAAGGATGATCCACATAGAAATTATGCAGTTGTGGGAGCAGATAATTTAAATTGCATGTACAAACACAATTATTAAATATTGTttgacttttctgaaagacagatagtaagagaaaaaaatttccAAATATAACATACCAGGATATTATATACAAAATAGCTATATAATGGAAGGGTAGAAATTTAAAatgatgtttatttaaatatatgtatgaaTATTTATCAATGattaatgtaaaatatatattaaaaaacaacaacaatgatccTCGTTAGATACAGAATTAGTAATGAAACATAGTAATGTATCTTACCCTATCAAATCAGTAGGGACCATTTCCCCCCTGAAGATACTTGATTATAATAAATATGTCATACTGTTGTTATACACTAATcaagtaaataattaaaacattgattttgttttgttttgttttcaacccAGAAATATGAATCAAATTTCCATATGTGAAAAATTGAAGAAAGAAATGCACATCTCTACATTGAAATGATCTCTCTGTAGGACAGAAGCATATTTTAATTCATTGTCTATATCTGATTAGTGAAATaagaaatatttgaagaaatGACCATTCTGATTCATTAACATTCAAAATAGAACATTTAGGATAAAACCACCCTATGAATCTTAATACTAACAAAAATGGAACAGTAGTTTCATGGTCTATATTTTTTTGCCTTAAAAATAATAtccatagttttaaaaaaggcGAAATGTacttttttattctctttatgCATATTCCCAAATGTCTTGTTATTTATTCTCTATGTTTTAAGGCTATATTTGTAGTTATATAGTTTGGGCAAATTTTTCCTGTTCACATTATTTCCCCATAATTTAAAAGACCTTCTCAAAGTTACAAGTAAACAAAAATATTGTTATAAGATGAAGATGAGTATTGTTTCCTAACAATGAAAGAAGAAGCAGTCTAATTCAGTATTTCAGAAACTGATATTTTGCCTACTAGTTCAGTCAAAGCTCTATAAGGTGTAACTTATGAAAtacatttacttatttctttACTACATTTGTACGTTTAAGGAAGTTGTTACAAAGGAAATATACGTTGCTAACTGAACCTGGTCATGTATTGAACATCGTTAAAATGTCAGTGTGTTCTAAGTGATATTGAGTCATTATAATCGTTTAATAAGCTAAGCAATGCAAATCTGTCCTCATGGAGTTAGCAGTATATCTCAGTGGGCTCCATATGGAGTAAATTATTGTGAAAAATACTGAAGAAAGTTGgtattattacaaaaaaaaatacggtgaaataaaatatataattcaaaGAAATGCAGTAATTTCCTTGAGTGCATGTTTGCTATGACTGTGTTCTATGTCCTATCAAGTTCTCTTCTTTAGAAACGAAACAATACAATATACATCCATTTTAATGAGAAATAGAGACCTTTTCAAATTATGCCTCAAACTAAGTattattttaaagacttttttttaactgaacagatattattttaaatacctCTTAGTAACTGGATCTTGGAGAAACACTTTATGTTGTAGTAGATAAATTAATATTGGAAATCCTTTTGATGACAATTAAGTAAGGACCAGAATCTGTTCATCGGTCAGTAGCAAAcaacttttcttccattttaaatgtGATGTTTATACAGTATAATCAGTCAAAATCacaatatgtgtatgtatatacacaataTACTCACATATGTTGTTCTCTTTAGGCATATTCCCCGGTGCCTCATTAGCTTCTAAAGTTATTCCACTTCTAAAATTTAGAAAATAGTGAGTTGCAGGAAATGTATACACATGACAATGGGGAACAATTATTTTAAGGGTGTatatagaaaattaaattaaaattaaagatagacattttgggcgtcagtgaactgaaatggatgggaatgggccacttcacatcaaatgaccaccagatctactactgtggacaagaggaccacagaagaaatggagtagccttcataattaatagtaaaatggctaaagcagtgcttggatacaatccaaaaaatgacagaatgatctcaattcgaattcagggcaagccatctaacatcacagtgatccaaatatacgccccaaccacaaatgctgaagaagctgaagtagagcagttctatgaggatctgcagcacatactggacaacacgcctaaaagagatgttattttcatcacaggagactggaatgctaaggtgggcagtcaaatgacatctcgaattacaggtaagtatggcctgggagaacaaaatgaagcaggacataggctgatagaattttgccaagacaattcgctctgcataacaaacactctcttccaacaacctaagagacgtctttatacatggacttcaccagatggacaacaccgaaatcagattgattacatcctttgcagccaaaggtggcggacatctgtacagtcggtactaacaaggcctggagctaactgtagttcacttacctcacccgagacagagatatataactgagtaacatcagcatattcatgatacctcatcctgtggtgatggatgatctcgcccagcagtttcatgtagatgttgaataggaaaggagagagaagcgaaccctgtggcaccccacaatggactggttgaggggcagatctctcctctcctatcaccactgattgggaccggccctggaggcaggaggtgaaccagcacaaaactatgccacccactcccaactccctgaactgacacaaaaggataccatgaaaggggtccagataatctgtttcttccagaatcctctggagctgcaatgcaaccactttctcaaccacctttccaaaaaagggaaggtgggagacagggtgaaaattgcccagtatagtagggtccagggatggcttcttgaggagggtgtgtaccagtgcctccttgaaggcagccagaaactcctcctccctcaaggatgtattagccatcacctggacccaatcacaagtcacctcccgggctgattttaaaatccaggagggtcaagggtcaagatggcatgtggttgcatttgcagtccggaggatcctgtccagcTCCTCAGGCCTAACAGGATCAAACCACCCCCAGATAATAGGGTAAGTATATTCCCTGGGCATCTCcgcagactgtgcctcatgcttagagtccaacttagaatgaatctgagcgattttatcctgcagatgctcagaaaactcctctgcatggccctgtaaatAGATCAtcgaatcccccttacccaagagggatcaggtaatcctaaacagggccactgagTGGCATTCTAagaatgcaataagagcagagaaatatgggtgtttcgccactcttaccaccacaaggtagtcCTTAAGGGTGGCTCTACCTTGTGTATGGTCAGATTcgctccttgtctttctccagcagcattctagatgtctcttaatcctcttccaAACCtgcaactcctctgtaaaccactgGGAGTGGTGGGtcagatgaggcaagagaggttgcacaggcgtgatcctgtccaaggcccctaccacctccctattccaggccacggCTAGGgactccgctggaccatgcagtagatcctcgggtataacccccagctccttctgaaaccctactgggtccatcagtcaccaggggaggaccaatcaaatgggtcctgcctccctgcagagtggggcagcaccagagaatctcaaggccaccagggcatgatctgaccatgacaatggggacagatccaactctcccctcagatcacattgccactgctccaagaaaaccaagtctgaggtgaggccactgtctcgagtcgggtcccaaataatctgggacaagcccatggccgccatggtggccatgaactcctgagccacctctgaggcaaGCCCCAgaaatggcagattgaagtcccccagaaccatgagcctcgggtactccaccaccagccccgagatgacctccagcagctcaggcagggaggttgccatgcagcagggaggatggtacagcagcaacactcccaactgttctcggcacccaacttgaagaacagggtctcacaaccagccacttgtggagcagtgaccctgaaggccactagaggcTGTAGGATCAAAATGGCCAccactcctcccctgccctggcatctcggctggtgccacacctgaaacctggctaggcacatttctgaaagaaatgtgcccagccaggtctcagtaatacatgccaggtcagccccctcctctgtgattaaatcgcATATGTGGGGGGCTTTAtggttaactgacctggcattaagcagcagcagtcggaagccagggccctcaaggatccactgaccagggcctgggtctgaacacgGAGGGCTAGAATAttccactggtaacaaacactgggggtgtcttccccaaagatggcctgcctcCGGTTCCCACCATAACGTccccggcccatcaccacctcgataAAGTGACCcttccctacagcccccagagtttccaagcCAGTTGCCTCCATTCCCAGACCTCCGGAACCCTAGGTTGAAACGAGTCCCCTCCCCCACATACCCAGCCTCTCACACATAACTGGCCGCAAGTGATGGAAGGCcctcccagtgcaccagctctcgCTCTCAGCACTGTTTGGGCCTAGCCACCacccatacatatatacacacactcactGCACCCTCCAACCTCTCACTGATCACGGGGGCACCCCATCCACTCCTACCCTCCCCTATCTCTCACTTAGGAGGGATACTCTTACATAAATTAAAACCAGGACTCCCCACtcatctctccccaatggggaGCACCCCATTCACACTTAGGGGACCTAAAACCCTCTGCCACCCCCCAGTAATTGGGGAGCAACCAGTCCTCCACCGCGATGTTCACTAAGAAGTCCATCAAACTGGCATGCCCCACTCCTCAAGGCTAGGAGCCGCTATTGGGATTCACCATCTCAGTGAGGTTCCAGTAGCTAGCAGCACCATCTCAGCAAGGTTACGGCGGGCAGAAGCAGTGTCAGCGGGGATCCAGCAGGCAGATTCACCGCGGGAGGCGGTTGAAGGTTCCACCCCAACCACCAAGTCCACCAGGCCTGCCAGAGGTCCGCTAGGCTCCACCACTACACCTCAGCTTACTGCACCTCTGCCTACCGTGCTTCGCCCACCAGACCTCCACTCCACTAGGCCTTGCCATGCTCTACAACACTCTGCAGGGCCTTATGACAGGGTCTATCACAATTCACTGTCTCATGGACAGCCCGCCGGCGTTTCTGAGGCCACTGGATCCCTCCAGGGCCATTTGAGGGGCAATAGAGGGTTGCCAACTCACCCAACCCTTGGGAGGTCCCCCGGGGCCTGCCATGCTCCACCGCACCCCATTGCCTCACCGCTCTGTGCCCTGTTGCCTCACCGCTCTGTGCTCCGCTGCCTCGcttctccacccagggggaggTCCAGGGTCCAGCATCTCCACCACTGTCCAAGGTATTTACAGCTGGGATCCCCCTAAAACTGGCCAAATTGGCCCACAACGTTCCCCCACAAACCCCCACACTGACACAAAGGGGTTAGGGGAGCAGTCTCCTAAAAACATGGATTTCTCCTcctggagccgcctggagatgcGACTAGAATCCGCTCCTGGTCGCCATCTTTCCCTTCAGCATGGAACATCAATTCAAttgaattcaattcaattcaataagccatggttaaactACAGACTACAGACTACACTATTTTCAGTGATTTCCTGCTTTTATGGTTACTTGATGACTGTCTATGTCTTACCAAATATAAATTCATGGAGTGAGTGGAAGAAATTGCACCGTTTTGCACTATGCTTACTCCGATAGTCAATCACCTCATCTACAGCTGAGAAACAAAGAAATCAACGAGGCAGTACAGAAAGCTTTCAAGATGCTTCTCAGAACTTGCTAACACTCTGCAAAAAAAGGAGAAGTATCTGTATCTTCCGTTTCATCATAGGAATGCTTTATGATTCTGGATAAGAATTTTTTCCCGTTCATGACTATTTCAAAATTAATCAAACAGTCTTCACTTCCAAATATGTACCAATAGGAATGCAGGCAATGAAAATGTAATTAGCCCATTTCACTGGAGAGACAGAAAAATAGGAAACTATTTGTCTGCCCTCTTGACATTGAAGTTGGAACAGTTCACACACACTCTAAGGAGACTATTCATTCTGTATAGTCTTTGGCACTATCATTCTGTATAGTCTTTGGCTGTCTTTAGCTGTCTCTTCTGCAGATAACTACTGAGCAAAACTTGGTAGCGTATCTACTCTTTTGAATGTCACATCTATTAGAAATCAGGAGTAGAGACCCAACAATGTTAGGGATACAGAGATGGAGATAAGAAGCTAGAAGTAGACTCCTTtcttagatatactgtatgtgagacTCAGCTTATCTCAGGCCACCTGGATTGCCTGTCCCCATGCTTAGTGATATCTggagaaatagaagaaaacaggaaagaaaacagcTAAAACTTCCGTTCAAATGGATGAACTATTTGTTTTCAGACAGGTATTTCATAGCTTTTGATGTAATGAAACCATTGGGAGTTAACACTAATAATATGGAAGTCATCATTTCCCAAGTGATTTTCTCCCTCATTGTTAGTTATTGACTTTTTTTACAGATTAATAGATATGTTTGTTTTGagaaaacataaatgaatatTTCATTCACAGAAAACATATATCCTCATCTACACTCTAATAAAAAGTACATATTTTCAAAGATTCTTCTGGATAGATGTTCTGAAGTATTGAATGCAGGATGTTCATTAACAGGATAGTTTCCAAATAGCATCCATAGTGAGCAACCGTGTGTTGGAGGCATCAtacaatgttttgttttctgtttttcccctAATTCTGTCTATGACCAGAATATCCTGTGGTAAGGAAAAATCAAATCAACAAGTTTCTAGGACATACTAATTTTAAGGTAATAATTGTTCTGCACTCTTTAGCACAAAGCTAATGGCCTTCAGTATAATCTAAGTGAAACATTCCAGGCTTTTGAAATGTtatctcgctctctctctctctctctctatatatatatatatatatatatatatatatgaagtgtttaatttaatttaatttatttatttatttgaggaaTCAAGTTTCTCTCCCTAGGACTCACATTTCAACAACTGAAGGCATCATCAAAAGGTGAAAGAATAAATTCTACTTGAGTAGCATATGTATCTACAAACTTTGCCCACATATATTTTTGGACTAAAAACGTAGTATTTTTGCCAAAATCACCTGAATCCATCCACCAAGTGACTCTGCAAGACATCATGTTGCTGTAAGTAGGGCTTATCCTCCTATCCTCCTATCCTTTCCCGCATAGTCCCCTGCTTAAATATTATTTCTTACAATGTCCCATACATTGTACTGATCCTACTGATTCTTCTGAACAATACTCAGGGAAAACATTGCAATCTCAGTCATTCATTTCCTAGGCCGGGTGCTCTCCGGGAGCATGAACTTCAGCTCCAAGGATTTTTCAGTGAACATGGCCATTATTAGGAATAATGGGAATTAAAACCCACATATCCAATTCAAGTCCATCTTTGTTTAGTGGAtaattttcttgcttgcttttttttttattctcatgATTATGTTCTTAGCACCAATACAACATACAACCATTGAAGGTCTCACAGGTTTTCAGGTATGACATATAATTAAAATGAGCCAAAATATtgatatgcatattttttttaaaaaaatattctttcatCTCTGATAAGCTCCAAATTGGTACATCTTGTGAAACAGtcagaaatggcaaaataaacTTTGAGAGAACAAATTTGCCAGAGAATTATTTTGATGTGATTCTTGTATCCAGCAATTGTTTCGCTAAATACACAActtattcattcttctttttccttgtccTCAGCTATATGCCAGGTTTACGAGCTCCTGAGAGAATTGCATTCATTcttataatacataaataaaagctgAGAAACTAAATTAAGTGTATATATCAATTGGAATGGCTTCCACTAAAAACTAAGAATATAGTGAACTACATCACTATTGACGACTTCCAAGTTAATCTGGATATTTTCAAGAAAAACCCTAAGTAaatgataatttaaaataattcctgTGAAATTCActgttgctgtttgtttttatttagatGTCTGTAAAAAACAATCCCAGTGGAGAAAATCAGACAGTTCCTGTGATGTTTATTCTTCTTGATTTCAACACTGGGGAATTTCAGGCTTTATTTTCTATACTCTTTCTACCCATCTATATAGTAACTATGACTGGGAACATTCTCATCATCCTTCTAGTGATCATGGACCGACAGCTTCACActcccatgtatttcttcctggGAAACCTATCCTGCCTGGAGACTTGTTACAGTTGCACCATTATGCCGAGGATGCTAGCCAGGTTTCTAAGTGGAAAGAGCACTGTTACTATGAGTGGATGCTTTGCACAACTTTATTTCTTTGGGTATCTTGCAACTACAGAATGCTATTTTCTGGCGGTGATGTCTTATGATCGTTATTTAGCGATATGCAAACCATTGCATTATGCAATGCTTATGAATAGCAAGGTTTGCATCCTGCTTATTACTGGGTCATGGATAAGTGGTTCATTGTTTATCAGTTTTATCATATTCTTGGTATCTCAGTTGAGGTTCTGTGGACCCAACAAAATTAACCATTTTTTCTGTGATTTGATCCCACTGATAAGACTCTCATGCAATGATACCAGTTTGGTGGAAACTACAGCTTTCGTTATCTCCTTCATAGGAACTCTGGCACCATTTATTATAACTTTGACCTCTTATGTTTGCATCATTAAGAACATTTTGAGAATCCCATCCCTaaagggaaaacaaaaggcaTTCTCAACTTGTTCCTCTCATCTCACAGTGGTTAGTTGCTTCTATGGCTCCCTGATGATGGTTTATGTCTTACCAAACTTGAGTTCAACGAGTAACTGGAAGAAACTGCTCTCCCTCTTCTACACTCTGCTCACTCCTTTGGTCAATCCCATAGTCTATAGTTTAAGGAACAAAGAAGTAAAGGAAGCAGTGAAGAAAATATTCATGACGCTTCCTAAAAGTCACTAACATACTAGATATAAAGAGGAAACAGTTTTACCACTGACCTTATAATGAGTTCTTATGAAGGTTGATTAATAGAGAGACCAGTATATTTTTACATGTCAAAGTTAAATCCAACTGTCTTGAATGGGGCTTATTTTCAAGTGTGAACATGGTTGCACTTGAGAAAGTGTTTTTAATATATTCCATGTACATCTTCATCGTTGGGACAAGTTCTTATCCAACAACCTTGCTTACAATTCATTTGTTAACTAGGTTTCCTAACATATTTTAAGTTACAGTCACTTCAAGTTCAGACATTACCATGAAGATGCATTTTCTTAACCACTGTGTTCTTTGGTGATCTGTCTTTGTAAAAGAAACTTTAAGATGATTCACAGAATTTTAAAGACTTAGCTATTAAATTAGGTATATTATATAGGATCGAAATACTTTAACTCCATCATAATGAATATAACAAATTTCAGGGGACAGCATGTTGTCTGAATACACTAACCCAATTAGGATGGCAgaagaaagggagagattgaATTCTAAACTATATTGATCAGTTTTGAAGCTAACCACCTCCctagtctatttatttatctatttattcaatttgtccccgcccatctcccccatgaaTCGAATTGTCTTCTGCAAACAGCAAACCTAGTCAACCACTGAGCTGTATTCTAGCCTTTCTCAGTAATCCATTCAGGAAAGAAATTGGAGTTGTAAACCACATGTAggtaattatttttttgttatttcattaaacagaaaaaaaaaaaaaactgactatGAAAGTCTGACAGCTGACAGTCTACTGAACAGACTGGATTAGCTGCACCATTCAACTCATGCACACTTCTGTCTGCCTGgccaatggaaaatggaaaatggaatattGCTGCAATGAACCTTTGCCAGTCCTATCATGGTTTGAGGGCTTATGGGAAGTcaaacagaaatggaagaaatgggTGGAGATTATTTATTCCACACACTGGGATCTtgtatttatatcactgcccaagCTGTGGGTTTCTGCATGTATGAATAAGGACAGGAATATgcagaaaaagaatttttaaaaagttaaaaagttatgTTTTCCTTATGTGTGTCTTCAATATCTCTGGCAGTTTCAATATTCAGATTACATCTTTGTTTTATGCATTATGTAAAAGACAGAACTCTCCCTTCAGAAAAGTTGTGAAATAGCACACAGTATGTGGCTTGGATTCCATTTGCACCTCTGTATGTATGGAAAACAGGCAGGAAGACATATAGTGTGGTTAAGCTGAAACTTTGGGGAGTAGGAGAAGAtgatgcaaaataaatgaattttctcTTTAGGGTATTTATCTTCTTTAAATAACTTTGGTGGTATATTctttttttactgtatatttattgaaTAATCTTTTTTACTGTCTTAATAGGCCCTAGCCAAGAAAGTTTTAGGTTTCCCC includes:
- the LOC134496487 gene encoding olfactory receptor 6B1-like, coding for MSVKNNPSGENQTVPVMFILLDFNTGEFQALFSILFLPIYIVTMTGNILIILLVIMDRQLHTPMYFFLGNLSCLETCYSCTIMPRMLARFLSGKSTVTMSGCFAQLYFFGYLATTECYFLAVMSYDRYLAICKPLHYAMLMNSKVCILLITGSWISGSLFISFIIFLVSQLRFCGPNKINHFFCDLIPLIRLSCNDTSLVETTAFVISFIGTLAPFIITLTSYVCIIKNILRIPSLKGKQKAFSTCSSHLTVVSCFYGSLMMVYVLPNLSSTSNWKKLLSLFYTLLTPLVNPIVYSLRNKEVKEAVKKIFMTLPKSH